In Mauremys reevesii isolate NIE-2019 linkage group 13, ASM1616193v1, whole genome shotgun sequence, the sequence TATTAGGCCAGAAGGAAACAGCAAGGGAGTGGATGACTTTATAGCCTGGTGGTTGGGGACCTCACCCCAGATGCAGTATCCAATCCTCTTCCTCCAATGCCTCTTTAATTTTTGAACCACAGTGGAACAGAGTCAACACGAGAGACTAAACAAGGCCTGCATCAAACTGTCCCATAATCCCATCTGGGTGGGGATTTTGTGAATAATTGTGGGGCcagattctgggatttaggtacTTAAAGTGGTAGTTAGGGGCCTAAATCATTGTCTGTATCTGGCCAATTTTGTCACCATAAAACATACAAAATCCAAATATCTTATTGCTATCTCTTTCTATAAAttttgtctatttaaaaaaaaaatacaggctaGAATAGAGTTCTCTTTTAATACATACTTCTGAACAGATGGTCTCCACAATCCATTTCAATTCACTTTTAGGATATCGGCTAATTTCATTTTCTTGTCTTACAGGTCACAGTTTTCCTGAATTAATATCAATGGAAAATCAAACCAGAGTGACTGAATTTATTCTCCTGGGACTTTCCAGTGACCCACAGATGCAGATTTTCCTCTTCCTGGTGTTTTTAGTTATTTACCTAATCACTCTGGTTGGGAACATACTGATCATGCTGGTGATAAGAGCTGATTcccaccttcacacccccatgtatttcttcctcttcCATTTATCCTTTGTTGATACCTGCTATTCCTCAGTCACGGTGCCTAAAATGCTGATGAACTTCCTAGCAGAGCACAAAACTATTTCAGTCAGTGGCTGCATTGCCCAGATGTTCTTCATCCTCTTCACAGCCGGTGCTGAAGTTTTCATTCTCTCAGCCATGGCGTATGACCGCTACGCTGCCATCTGTGACCCattgcattatgtgaagaaaatGAACAAAGGGATTTGTTTTCAGCTGGTGAGTGGTGCATGGGCAATAGGCTTCTTTCATGCCCTTCTTAACACAGTCTTCtcatttgatttgtatttttgtgGACCCAATCAAATCAGCCATTTCAGCTGTGAACTCCCTCATTTATTAAAATTGTCCTGCGCTGAAACCCTCACCAATCAACTGGTGCTTCTCACTTCTATTCTGATATTTGGATCAAGCTCCTTCCTCCTCACCCTGATCTCCTACATTCATGTCATCTCTACCATCATGAGGATACGCTCTGTGGAGGGTAAGCGTAAAGtcttctccacctgcagctctcacCTTATTGTGGTTGGTTTATGGTATCTGCCAGGTTTCTTCCAGTACACAAAACCCAGCTCAATTTCTTCTGGGGCtctggatgaaatgttctctgtcCAGTACACCATCTTGACCCCCAtgttaaaccccatcatctacagcctgaaaaacaaggaggtgaaAAGGGCACTGGTGAAAATGTTGGGGAAATTGAACTTTCTCAAGTAGTGTTGATgatcttattttatttatttatttttaagtcagAGAGCACAGAATTAAGGATAAGTTGTGTTTGAAACATTCTCAGCTCAGGTAACTGAGCGACATGATGGGACAAAACCTCGGCTGGGCTAAAATTGTGTGGCTCCTAGGAAGCCAGCAGGCCAGGCCCCTAATTATACAAGAGTCACTAGAGCCTGGGGAACTGGAGCCTGGGTCACCTTCACTCGGATTGAGTGCTCAGACCACCAAGATGTGGAGTCATTTGCACATGTTTCTCTTTCATCTCTCTGCCTCTTACTTTAATATGGTTCACTGGCTTCAGGGGAGCTATGGCCAATTTATACCTGCCAGGCATCCAGCCAATTCTATAAAAAGAATCTCTTCATCTATTAATTTCTGTTCTCTTTGTTTTGGGCCTAATTTGTAGAAAACCTTATTTAATATCTGTAGTATCTTATTGGATTCTACCCTATTAAAATCTATGGGGGGGTTCAATAATAAtccatgaagtcaatgggtttaCTCCCCAGGTAGTGCTATATACTCAAAGGGACTGAGCCTTGAACAGGAGAATATGAGAGACACCCGGATTAGGATATCCCATATACCAGTGggttagggcacccacctgggtGGAGAAAGGATTTAAACAGAGATCTTTCTCCTTGTCAGGCACTTGAAgtgggtcctataaaggtagccagccactCAGTCAGCGGCATAGACAACTGctgcggcacaggagccagcaaacagagctgtaaacaggggagtttgagtgggagttctgttggaggagtttgggggaagactaagagaggcaggcagaggatcaGACAGGTTAGtgaagggagtgtgcagtgttctagcagtattttggtgcttgttgggggtttgttttgaaatgggtggtggtgttttggtttggtttgtgtttcccagatttacaggatttaggtgggaagcctatgacagatacagaggcaggaGTGGTAGGGACCcgagcagtggaagacacaatgaagatgactggatgtggaaggtGCGGCAtatacatgatcctggagggggtatctgataagagtttcgtctgcatgaagtgccacctgagagagctgatggaagaaaagatctgaggactggagatgcaggtggaaactctggttgagtttagaagggggttctaGTGggtgatggagcaaagacatgaggagtctgaagggaaaagctcagacttgcagatggaagcaggaccaaagaactctgaggggagactgctgggtgaggaaagtggacggtggaagcatgtgactaggGAGAACCAGggagaggaaaagacgggctagtgaaggagaaatagagctcaggaacaggtttgctgagttggaaaatgaaggggcacagcagatggtcactgaaggtgagagggcaaggaagaagagaggaGAAGCTAATTCtataagaagaggggaagagtcaatggagattacaacaccaaatatgagctgCAGGAGGgtacaggatgggttgcagaaGATTGCAAGGGTGAACAGGAATTGAGAGGATTTGCAGTCAGAGgaaacaggggatagaccggagaatcgcaccatcaccaggaaaaggcaggtctacgtgattggagactccttactgagaagaatagacagatGTGTAACCAGAGCTGATGCGGAGAACAGAACGGTGTGCTGtttgccgggtgctaagatatgggatgtggacctgaggctgaagaggatcctaacaggaGTGGGAaaaaatccactgattgtccttcatgtgggaacaaatgatacagctagattcttgctggaacgtatcaagggagaccaTGCCATGCTGgtgaagacgcttaaggaaatcacATAGAGCAACACTCCTCATTCATGGCTAAAAATATAACTTTCTTTCTCAAATACTTTTACATACCAGTTAAGTTTTCCTGTATATCCTTTCACAGTTTGCTAGAGTTAATCTCTCTTGGCTCAGGTCTTGCTACCTTCTTAGGTTGCtctccgcacccccccccccccccccggccacacCTTCCACTCTatctgttttaaaagttaaaagttatagtttttacagaaacctccaaaagaTAAAACAATTGAAAATAGAACAAAACAACaatcaaacaaagaaaaaacaaggtaaaaatttactttaaataaatccaataaattaataattttaacccttcaggaatgcagCAGCTCAAATTACTCCTAACTTAAAGATATGGTTGCTGAGCAACAGAAATGCATATTCTGCTTCTAATCCTAACCACTGATTAATATTTGAAACATGGCCTTCCTTATTACCACACAGAGTTTTAAAATATAGTTAATTAAAGTAATGGAAAATGCCTTAAGTTACTGCATTAATACAACAAATTTGGGAAATAATCATATACATTTTAtcaatttttattaaaagttttaaataacAAGGTAATAACTTGCTTATTtaaatgtttaaccctttttatttttttatttttgtttgccttATTTTGTACAGTTATAAATTGAATTCTGGTGCCATCTGTTTTTAATTataagtttgtcctgtatgtcatCTGTGACACTatactccatattctttatgaaaatatgctcgtggtaggaatatgacataactaagATATGCTTTATGCAATATAacgcttgtgaggtatcattagaaaagttatgatttattgaatatgattatcctatttgtatgcgtgTATCATTTCTctatctgaaattaggaatattgactatgtatctataTTTCAACTATGTTACTTTGGATGATGcccctgctaacacttcaggtacaacatggaaaagccagacagtgctAATGGTCCATCAGCGCTGACAATGAATTctaaaagagcttagtcttcctgtggatgTGTGAGTCAACCTGTGAAGAACGGCAAAAGGGGCCTTGCAGAGGCATATGACCACGTCACCttatactggaatccatcttgaaTTCTGTACTTTTCAAGGAGAAGCTAGGGCGGGAGGGTCAAACTAGGAAACAAGGAACTCCTGCCTTACGCAAATCCTAGTTAAGGATGGGGAGTGACATAATCCAGGCCCTCAGTTCCCCCCTGCTACCTCCATCAAAGATGACTGCTTGGCTGGAAAAGGCTGGAGAGCTTAGACCAACCAGCAAGTCCAGGAAAaaggggtcccaggctggctgaAAAGTCTGACTCAGTGGTGTCCCAGCACCTCAGGTGACATCCCAGGAGGCCTAACCCATGACATCATGTAAGATCTGTGTTCAGGAGCGCTGGCagcctttttggcgccctaggcggcgaaaggtcctgcccccaaaatggcgcccccgacagaggcggcagaaggtcccgccctcAAAATACCCCCAAC encodes:
- the LOC120380851 gene encoding olfactory receptor 1009-like — protein: MENQTRVTEFILLGLSSDPQMQIFLFLVFLVIYLITLVGNILIMLVIRADSHLHTPMYFFLFHLSFVDTCYSSVTVPKMLMNFLAEHKTISVSGCIAQMFFILFTAGAEVFILSAMAYDRYAAICDPLHYVKKMNKGICFQLVSGAWAIGFFHALLNTVFSFDLYFCGPNQISHFSCELPHLLKLSCAETLTNQLVLLTSILIFGSSSFLLTLISYIHVISTIMRIRSVEGKRKVFSTCSSHLIVVGLWYLPGFFQYTKPSSISSGALDEMFSVQYTILTPMLNPIIYSLKNKEVKRALVKMLGKLNFLK